In Anopheles gambiae chromosome 2, idAnoGambNW_F1_1, whole genome shotgun sequence, a single window of DNA contains:
- the LOC1273985 gene encoding uncharacterized protein LOC1273985 isoform X2, with protein MFKSHLEMIGSYEPISKKARFFNTYLKSLKGSQDIMAKEKRSYSSSFESQSIYSDSKFACERVKSPGYHYNPVSKDTYGVTPRKINARDFTR; from the exons ATGTTCAAGTCGCACCTGGAAATGATCGGAAGCTACGAGCCCATCAGCAAGAAGGCTCGCTTCTTCAACACCTACCTTAAGTCGCTCAAGG GCTCCCAGGACATCATGGCCAAGGAGAAGCGCAGCTACAGCTCGTCCTTCGAATCGCAGAGCATCTACAGTGACTCGAAATTCGCCTGCGAAAGAGTCAAGTCGCCCGGCTACCACTACAACCCGGTCAGCAAGGACACCTATGGCGTTACGCCGAGAAAGATCAATGCACGCGACTTCACC
- the LOC1273985 gene encoding uncharacterized protein LOC1273985 isoform X1 → MFKSHLEMIGSYEPISKKARFFNTYLKSLKGSQDIMAKEKRSYSSSFESQSIYSDSKFACERVKSPGYHYNPVSKDTYGVTPRKINARDFTVSIGSRGGLLGQLVIILGVTFISATANSCGKVSITQK, encoded by the exons ATGTTCAAGTCGCACCTGGAAATGATCGGAAGCTACGAGCCCATCAGCAAGAAGGCTCGCTTCTTCAACACCTACCTTAAGTCGCTCAAGG GCTCCCAGGACATCATGGCCAAGGAGAAGCGCAGCTACAGCTCGTCCTTCGAATCGCAGAGCATCTACAGTGACTCGAAATTCGCCTGCGAAAGAGTCAAGTCGCCCGGCTACCACTACAACCCGGTCAGCAAGGACACCTATGGCGTTACGCCGAGAAAGATCAATGCACGCGACTTCACCGTAAGTATCGGTAGCAGGGGTGGCCTACTTGGGCAGCTCGTTATCATTTTGGGGGTCACATTCATTAGCGCGACAGCGAATTCATGCGGGAAGGTGTCCATCACACAAAAATAG